A window of the Candidatus Bathyarchaeia archaeon genome harbors these coding sequences:
- a CDS encoding deoxyhypusine synthase, which yields MRNVKHMRLQSGMSVDDLVEQMNSTGVLGAGKLGAACELVTEMFRNSDYTVFLTLSGALVPAGFRRIIHDLIENEHMDVLVTTGANMVHDMVEALGYRHLVGSFQAEDRRLRKENIGRIGDIYIEQKAFQALEKWLNQTVEAIPEEKRKRISGAELLCEIGKRIKDKNSILAAAAQKNVPIICPAFIDSIAGFQMWMFGQDKTLCIDPFLDTKALMDKVYDAKKVGIIILGGGVPKHFALFANTFREGVDAAVQITMDRPEPGGLSGASLEEAISWGKVKPKGKAVTVICDATIAFPLIVAAALERLKK from the coding sequence GAACAAATGAATTCTACCGGGGTTTTGGGAGCTGGAAAACTCGGAGCAGCATGCGAACTTGTCACCGAGATGTTCAGGAATTCAGATTACACGGTGTTCTTGACGTTATCAGGCGCTTTAGTGCCCGCGGGATTTAGGCGCATCATCCATGACCTTATCGAGAACGAGCACATGGACGTGTTGGTTACCACTGGAGCCAACATGGTTCACGACATGGTTGAAGCTTTAGGCTACAGGCATTTGGTTGGTTCGTTTCAGGCTGAAGATAGAAGGCTTAGAAAGGAGAACATTGGGCGCATCGGCGACATATACATCGAACAGAAAGCATTTCAAGCATTGGAAAAATGGCTCAACCAAACCGTGGAAGCCATACCTGAAGAGAAGAGAAAGCGCATTTCGGGCGCTGAATTGCTCTGTGAAATTGGGAAGAGAATCAAGGACAAGAACTCGATTTTAGCTGCGGCTGCCCAGAAGAATGTGCCGATCATATGCCCCGCATTTATTGACTCAATCGCTGGGTTCCAGATGTGGATGTTTGGACAGGACAAGACGTTGTGCATTGACCCATTTCTGGACACCAAGGCACTGATGGACAAAGTGTATGACGCTAAGAAAGTTGGGATTATCATTTTAGGCGGCGGCGTGCCCAAACACTTCGCTTTATTCGCCAACACTTTTCGTGAAGGCGTGGACGCTGCCGTGCAGATAACTATGGACAGACCTGAGCCAGGCGGATTGAGCGGCGCCTCTTTGGAAGAAGCCATAAGCTGGGGCAAGGTCAAACCGAAAGGCAAAGCTGTGACAGTCATTTGCGACGCGACAATAGCGTTTCCACTAATAGTTGCAGCTGCGCTCGAGAGGCTTAAGAAGTGA